A DNA window from Bacteroides cellulosilyticus contains the following coding sequences:
- the bamA gene encoding outer membrane protein assembly factor BamA → MHYRIFSILTAFICLFGCVLTSAAQDANGTDNDAAKPVILYSGTPKKYEIAEIKVEGVKNYEDYVLIGLSGLSVGQTITIPGDEVTQACKRYWKHGLFSNVQITADKIEGDKVWLTIHLTQRPRVSDIRYHGVKKSEREDIESRIGMIKGGQVTPNVIDRAKTLIKRYFDDKGFKNAEVIISQKDDVSNDNQVIVDIDIDKKEKVKVHEITIVGNEAIATKKLKRIMKKTNEKNKLLNLFRTKKFVEENFEADKQLIIDKYNELGYRDAMIVEDSIKPYDDRTVDIFMKIDEGDKYYLRNVTWVGNTLYPSEQLNFMLRMKKGDVYNQKLLEERTMSDEDAIGNLYYNNGYLFYSLEPVEVNIVGDSIDLEMRIFEGRQATINKININGNDRLYENVVRRELRTRPGDLFSREDLMRSMREIQQMGHFDPEQIKPDIQPRPEDGTVDIGYDLVSKANDQVEFSAGWGQTGIIGKLSLKFTNFSLANLLHPGENYRGILPQGDGQTLTVSGQTNAKYYQSYSISFYDPWFGGKRPNAFSLSAFYSVQTDISSRYYNSAYMNSYYNSMYSGMYGYGMYNYGNYNSYENYYDPDKSIKMFGVAAMFGKRLKWPDDYFQFTAELSYQRYILSDWQYFPVTNGKCNNLSINLTLSRSSIDNPIYPRSGSEFSLSVQLTPPYSLFDGTDYSKYSTTSQDDMNKMHKWIEYHKWKFKSKVYIPLMDPVAVKRTPVLMGRVEFGLLGHYNKYKKSPFETFDVGGDGMTGYSSYATESIALRGYENSSLTPYGYEGYAYTRLGLELRYPLMLETSTSIYALGFVEAGNAWHDVKNFNPFELKRSAGVGVRIFLPMIGMMGIDWAYGFDKIRGSSDYGGSQFHFILGQEF, encoded by the coding sequence ATGCACTATCGTATTTTCTCTATACTCACAGCGTTTATCTGCCTCTTCGGTTGTGTACTGACAAGTGCGGCTCAAGATGCCAATGGCACCGATAATGATGCAGCAAAACCGGTTATTCTCTATTCGGGAACACCCAAGAAGTATGAAATTGCAGAAATTAAAGTAGAAGGAGTTAAGAACTATGAGGACTATGTACTGATCGGACTATCCGGTTTGTCTGTAGGACAAACGATTACCATACCGGGTGACGAAGTCACTCAGGCTTGTAAGCGTTACTGGAAACATGGTCTGTTCTCCAATGTTCAAATCACCGCAGATAAGATAGAAGGCGATAAGGTCTGGCTTACGATTCATCTGACTCAGCGTCCGCGTGTATCCGATATCCGCTATCACGGCGTGAAGAAGTCAGAGCGCGAGGATATAGAAAGCCGAATCGGTATGATTAAGGGCGGACAGGTGACCCCTAATGTCATTGACCGCGCCAAAACTTTGATTAAGCGCTACTTTGATGATAAAGGCTTTAAGAATGCAGAAGTTATTATCTCGCAGAAAGACGATGTATCCAACGATAACCAGGTGATCGTGGATATCGACATCGACAAAAAGGAGAAGGTAAAAGTACACGAAATCACCATCGTTGGCAATGAAGCGATTGCAACTAAGAAGTTGAAACGTATCATGAAGAAGACCAACGAAAAGAATAAATTGCTCAATCTGTTCCGTACCAAGAAGTTCGTGGAAGAAAACTTCGAGGCAGACAAGCAGTTGATCATCGATAAGTACAACGAATTAGGCTATCGTGATGCTATGATCGTAGAAGACAGCATCAAACCGTACGATGACCGCACCGTAGACATCTTCATGAAGATTGATGAAGGAGATAAATATTATCTGCGTAATGTAACGTGGGTAGGTAACACCTTGTATCCTTCCGAACAGTTGAACTTTATGCTTCGCATGAAGAAAGGTGATGTATACAACCAGAAATTACTGGAAGAACGTACCATGTCAGACGAAGATGCTATCGGTAACCTCTACTATAATAACGGCTATTTGTTCTACAGCCTTGAACCCGTAGAAGTAAATATCGTAGGAGACTCCATCGACCTGGAAATGCGTATTTTCGAAGGCCGCCAGGCTACCATTAATAAGATCAACATCAATGGTAACGACCGTTTGTACGAAAATGTAGTACGTCGTGAACTCCGTACCCGCCCGGGTGACTTGTTCAGCCGTGAAGACCTGATGCGTTCTATGCGTGAAATCCAGCAGATGGGACACTTCGACCCGGAACAAATCAAACCGGATATTCAGCCAAGACCGGAAGACGGAACTGTAGATATAGGTTACGATCTGGTATCCAAAGCTAACGACCAGGTGGAATTCTCTGCCGGTTGGGGACAAACCGGTATCATCGGTAAGTTGAGTTTGAAGTTCACTAACTTCTCACTGGCCAACTTGTTGCATCCGGGTGAAAACTACCGTGGTATCCTACCGCAGGGTGATGGCCAGACCTTGACCGTCAGCGGACAGACTAATGCCAAGTATTACCAATCCTATAGCATTTCATTCTATGACCCGTGGTTCGGCGGTAAACGTCCGAACGCATTCTCTCTGTCGGCCTTCTATTCCGTACAGACAGATATCAGTAGCCGCTATTATAACTCGGCATATATGAATAGCTACTACAACAGTATGTATAGTGGTATGTACGGTTATGGTATGTATAACTACGGTAACTACAACAGCTATGAGAACTATTACGACCCCGACAAGTCTATCAAGATGTTCGGTGTAGCAGCTATGTTCGGAAAACGTTTGAAATGGCCGGATGACTACTTCCAGTTTACCGCTGAGTTATCTTACCAACGTTATATCCTGAGCGACTGGCAGTACTTCCCCGTTACAAACGGTAAGTGTAACAACCTTAGTATCAACCTGACATTGTCTCGTAGTTCTATTGACAATCCGATCTATCCCCGTTCCGGTTCTGAGTTCTCATTGTCTGTACAGTTAACTCCGCCGTACTCACTGTTTGATGGAACTGACTACAGCAAGTACAGTACTACCAGCCAGGACGACATGAACAAGATGCACAAATGGATTGAATATCACAAATGGAAATTCAAATCCAAGGTGTACATCCCGTTGATGGACCCGGTAGCTGTTAAACGTACTCCGGTATTGATGGGCCGTGTTGAATTCGGTTTGCTGGGACACTACAACAAGTATAAAAAATCTCCGTTCGAAACATTCGACGTAGGTGGTGACGGTATGACCGGTTACTCCAGCTACGCAACGGAAAGCATCGCCCTTCGTGGTTATGAAAACAGCTCATTGACTCCTTACGGTTACGAAGGTTATGCTTATACCCGTCTCGGACTTGAGTTAAGATATCCGCTGATGCTGGAAACAAGTACCAGTATTTATGCGTTAGGTTTTGTAGAAGCCGGTAATGCATGGCATGATGTGAAGAATTTCAATCCATTTGAATTGAAACGTTCCGCAGGTGTCGGTGTCCGTATCTTCCTGCCGATGATCGGTATGATGGGTATTGACTGGGCTTATGGTTTCGATAAAATACGTGGTTCCTCAGATTACGGTGGCAGTCAATTCCACTTTATCTTAGGACAAGAATTCTAA
- a CDS encoding DUF6242 domain-containing protein, giving the protein MKIKFLSVILSFLLMSIAISSCLDSDENYEYSSDATIRAFGIDSITKGVYYKFTIDQLKREIYNVDSLPMGADSIIKRILIDTLTVTGWVTSGLNDTVFNMNDSVDLREPIKLKVHAADGITTREYTIKVNVHTQDPDSLIWREMPSLPVSPASGKQKSVVLNKNLIIYTSTTTAYRSSVENPASLQWGSPITINGLPSDAKLTSIVHFNNRLYITTESGKAFDSDNGIDWAEMDVQGMQMVTFVAGIPEDAVTGSKNKLAGIFTKDGAYYFCARNAEETEWQPSEEIVPSDFPLEGIYSTVFTNASGIKQTVIVGNTEETAKATVPWSTMDGLTWVDINTPSDFFCPVMKNPSIMYYGGLFHMMGGDFNIIRSSLVGIAWNEAATKFRYPTKIEIEKGEGTDAKDTIKYISLFKDKGDYSLTIDANHYIWIVWSSDGSVWRGRLNKLGFKQQ; this is encoded by the coding sequence ATGAAAATAAAGTTTTTATCCGTAATACTGAGTTTTCTTCTTATGTCAATTGCCATAAGTTCGTGTCTTGACTCAGATGAAAATTATGAATATAGTTCCGATGCGACGATACGTGCCTTTGGTATTGATAGTATAACAAAAGGCGTATATTATAAGTTTACGATTGACCAGTTGAAAAGAGAAATTTATAATGTAGACTCGCTTCCTATGGGTGCTGATTCCATCATAAAACGTATCTTAATCGACACACTGACGGTAACAGGATGGGTAACTTCAGGTCTGAATGATACTGTATTCAACATGAACGACTCGGTTGACCTGAGAGAACCGATCAAACTAAAAGTACATGCAGCCGACGGAATCACTACCCGCGAATATACCATCAAGGTAAATGTTCACACACAGGATCCGGACTCACTGATTTGGAGAGAGATGCCATCACTGCCCGTTTCTCCGGCTTCCGGAAAACAAAAGTCTGTAGTACTGAATAAAAATTTAATTATCTACACCTCTACTACGACAGCCTATCGCAGTTCCGTAGAAAATCCTGCCAGCCTTCAATGGGGAAGCCCGATCACAATCAACGGTCTACCTTCAGATGCAAAATTAACTTCTATCGTTCATTTCAACAACCGATTATACATCACCACAGAGAGTGGGAAAGCGTTCGATTCCGACAACGGTATTGATTGGGCCGAAATGGATGTGCAAGGAATGCAGATGGTGACATTCGTAGCAGGTATTCCGGAAGACGCCGTAACGGGAAGTAAGAACAAACTTGCCGGCATCTTCACGAAAGATGGCGCCTATTACTTCTGCGCGAGAAATGCAGAAGAAACGGAATGGCAACCGAGTGAAGAGATTGTTCCTTCAGATTTCCCGCTGGAAGGTATATACTCCACTGTATTCACAAATGCAAGTGGCATCAAGCAAACAGTGATAGTGGGCAATACGGAAGAAACAGCCAAAGCGACAGTACCTTGGTCCACAATGGACGGGCTTACTTGGGTTGACATAAATACGCCTTCAGACTTTTTCTGTCCGGTCATGAAGAATCCGTCAATCATGTACTACGGAGGCTTATTCCACATGATGGGTGGAGATTTCAATATAATCCGTTCTTCCCTCGTAGGAATAGCTTGGAACGAAGCTGCCACGAAATTCCGGTACCCGACAAAGATTGAAATAGAAAAGGGTGAAGGCACAGATGCTAAAGATACGATTAAGTATATAAGTTTATTCAAAGACAAGGGAGATTACTCTCTGACCATTGACGCAAACCATTATATTTGGATTGTATGGAGCAGCGACGGTTCTGTTTGGCGTGGGCGTCTAAACAAACTGGGTTTCAAGCAACAATAA
- a CDS encoding DUF6089 family protein, protein MTIIRNIKIVFCLLMFPFCCAMAQEEYTWEMGGAIGGSFYMGDANSSIPFKDTGIAGGFIARYLLNPHMAIKGNLTAGRISGDTRDFKNVYPNGEYATFKRTIIDLGAQFEYNFLGYGIGNTYRGDRRFTPYILGGLGFTFAPKPVKTVFTMNIPIGVGIKFKATPRINIGCEFTMRFSLSDQLDVTQREGLQLEDPYQIKGKGWKNKDSYAFTVFFVTYDLFPRCKECNN, encoded by the coding sequence ATGACTATTATAAGAAATATAAAAATAGTATTTTGCCTGCTCATGTTCCCATTCTGTTGTGCCATGGCACAGGAAGAATATACTTGGGAGATGGGAGGAGCCATTGGAGGAAGTTTTTATATGGGAGATGCAAATAGCAGCATCCCGTTTAAAGACACAGGTATAGCGGGAGGTTTTATAGCCCGGTACTTACTGAATCCACACATGGCAATAAAAGGCAATCTGACAGCCGGCAGGATTTCCGGTGACACGAGAGATTTCAAAAATGTGTATCCGAATGGAGAGTATGCCACTTTCAAACGGACTATAATCGATTTGGGAGCACAGTTTGAATATAACTTTTTGGGATATGGTATCGGTAATACGTACCGGGGTGACCGTCGGTTTACACCTTATATATTAGGTGGATTGGGTTTTACGTTTGCACCAAAGCCTGTAAAGACGGTCTTTACGATGAACATCCCCATAGGAGTGGGAATAAAATTCAAAGCAACCCCACGCATCAATATAGGATGCGAGTTTACGATGCGGTTCAGCCTTAGCGACCAGTTGGATGTTACTCAACGGGAAGGTTTGCAACTGGAAGATCCATACCAGATAAAAGGAAAAGGTTGGAAGAATAAAGACAGTTATGCATTTACCGTCTTTTTCGTCACCTACGACCTCTTCCCAAGATGTAAGGAATGTAACAACTAA
- the ribD gene encoding bifunctional diaminohydroxyphosphoribosylaminopyrimidine deaminase/5-amino-6-(5-phosphoribosylamino)uracil reductase RibD translates to MEEEKYMRRCIQLARNGLCNAAPNPMVGAVIVCDGKIIGEGYHVRCGEAHAEVNAIRSVKETSLLKRSTIYVSLEPCSHHGKTPPCADLIIEKQIPRIVIGCQDPFSKVAGRGIQKLKDAGREVIVGVLEDECRHLIKRFITFHTLHRPYITLKWAESADGFIDLCRTEGNPVILSTPLTSMLVHKKRAEHSAILVGTRTAKLDNPSLNVRNWYGRSPIRLVIDRKQSLSPTLHLFDGSVLTLVFTEHFQDALPNVEYLPIDFQQDILPQIMQILYERGIQSLLVEGGSALLQSFIDAGLWDEAYVEESPRSLISGVKAPEMNDKISYASEQSFGRSIRHYTATK, encoded by the coding sequence ATGGAAGAAGAAAAATACATGCGCCGCTGTATACAACTGGCGCGAAACGGACTTTGTAATGCAGCACCTAATCCGATGGTGGGGGCGGTAATCGTATGCGACGGGAAGATCATCGGTGAGGGCTATCATGTACGTTGCGGAGAAGCACACGCTGAAGTCAATGCTATTCGTTCCGTAAAAGAGACCTCATTACTAAAGCGTTCCACCATCTATGTGAGTCTGGAACCCTGCTCTCATCACGGGAAAACTCCCCCCTGTGCAGATTTGATTATTGAAAAACAAATCCCCCGTATCGTCATCGGCTGCCAGGACCCTTTTTCCAAGGTTGCCGGACGGGGCATACAGAAACTGAAAGATGCCGGACGAGAAGTAATCGTAGGAGTACTGGAAGACGAATGTCGACACCTAATCAAAAGATTCATAACCTTTCACACCTTGCACCGCCCATATATCACACTGAAATGGGCAGAATCCGCAGACGGGTTTATTGATTTATGCCGGACCGAAGGAAATCCTGTGATTCTATCCACTCCCTTGACCTCCATGCTGGTACATAAAAAGAGAGCAGAACATTCTGCCATTCTTGTAGGCACACGTACTGCTAAACTGGACAATCCATCTTTGAATGTACGCAACTGGTATGGGCGCTCTCCCATACGTCTCGTCATCGACCGGAAACAGAGTCTGTCTCCTACCCTTCATTTGTTTGACGGAAGTGTACTGACACTCGTCTTTACCGAACACTTTCAGGATGCTCTGCCCAACGTGGAATACCTCCCGATAGATTTCCAACAGGACATATTACCTCAGATCATGCAGATATTGTATGAGCGTGGTATTCAATCTCTGTTGGTGGAGGGCGGAAGCGCCTTGCTACAATCTTTCATCGATGCGGGGCTTTGGGATGAAGCGTATGTTGAAGAAAGTCCCAGATCACTGATATCCGGTGTTAAAGCTCCTGAAATGAACGATAAAATTAGTTATGCCAGTGAGCAATCTTTCGGCAGAAGTATACGGCATTACACAGCAACGAAATAG
- a CDS encoding isoprenyl transferase → MQYKEQIDLSRIPQHVAIIMDGNGRWAKQRGHERSYGHQVGAETVHVIAEEAARLGIRYLTLYTFSTENWNRPTDEVAALMSLLFDSIEEDTFMKNNISFRIIGDIEKLPANVQTRLYNCVENTSKNTGMCLVLALSYSSRWEITEASRQIAALVQKGELTPEQIDCDLMSKHLTTHFMPDPDLLIRTGGEIRLSNYLLWQCAYSELYFCETYWPDFREEELCKAICDYQRRERRFGKTSEQIS, encoded by the coding sequence ATGCAATATAAAGAACAAATTGATTTGAGCCGGATACCCCAGCATGTGGCGATTATCATGGATGGCAACGGACGATGGGCGAAGCAGCGCGGACACGAGCGCAGCTACGGACATCAGGTCGGTGCAGAAACCGTCCATGTAATAGCCGAAGAGGCAGCCAGACTGGGCATCAGATATCTGACCCTATATACGTTCTCAACCGAAAACTGGAACCGCCCGACAGATGAAGTGGCAGCCTTGATGAGCCTTCTTTTCGACTCCATCGAAGAGGATACGTTCATGAAGAACAACATCAGTTTCCGGATCATCGGAGATATAGAAAAGTTACCCGCAAATGTACAGACACGTTTATACAATTGCGTAGAAAATACTTCTAAGAATACAGGTATGTGCCTGGTACTTGCACTCAGCTACTCTTCACGTTGGGAAATCACAGAAGCCAGCCGGCAAATTGCCGCTTTGGTGCAGAAAGGAGAATTGACACCCGAACAGATCGACTGCGATTTAATGTCAAAGCACCTGACTACCCACTTCATGCCTGATCCCGACTTGCTGATACGCACCGGTGGAGAAATCCGTCTGAGTAATTACCTTCTTTGGCAATGCGCGTATTCGGAACTTTATTTTTGTGAAACCTATTGGCCCGATTTTCGGGAAGAGGAACTTTGCAAAGCCATTTGCGACTACCAGAGACGGGAACGCAGATTTGGCAAAACCAGTGAACAAATCAGTTAA
- a CDS encoding OmpH family outer membrane protein translates to MRKSVLLMILLFAVGMTASAQKFALIDMEYILKNIPAYERANEQLNQVSKKWQSEVEKVAEEAKTLYKNYQSEAVFLSEEQKGKKEEAIVAKEKEAAELRRKYFGPEGELFKKRESLMQPIQDEIYNAVKEISEQKGYSVVVDRASATSIIFASPRIDISNEVLAKLGYSN, encoded by the coding sequence ATGAGAAAGTCTGTTTTATTAATGATCTTGCTGTTTGCCGTAGGCATGACAGCCAGTGCACAAAAGTTTGCCTTGATCGACATGGAGTACATTCTGAAGAACATTCCGGCCTACGAACGTGCTAACGAACAGTTGAACCAGGTTTCCAAGAAATGGCAGAGTGAAGTAGAGAAGGTTGCCGAGGAAGCCAAGACGTTGTACAAGAACTATCAATCGGAAGCCGTCTTTCTTTCTGAAGAACAAAAAGGAAAGAAAGAGGAAGCGATTGTCGCTAAAGAGAAAGAAGCTGCTGAACTTCGCCGCAAATATTTCGGCCCTGAAGGGGAATTATTCAAGAAACGCGAAAGCCTGATGCAACCTATTCAGGATGAGATTTATAATGCGGTCAAGGAAATATCGGAGCAGAAAGGATACTCTGTAGTCGTTGACCGGGCATCTGCAACAAGCATCATTTTTGCTTCTCCGCGTATTGATATCAGCAATG